Proteins co-encoded in one Polyangiaceae bacterium genomic window:
- a CDS encoding GNAT family N-acetyltransferase, with protein MLDSKLSDLGVTPAQCHVLIELGHHGVRTARELCDSLQLDKSGISRVLSSLKRAELISERDATDRRKRPLVLSTKGKQKLRRIHDFADGQVKSALDDLSEETRQSIVEGMANYARALQRARSRREFEIRPCRADDDPDIAGIIRRVMPEYGAEGPGYAINDPEVDHMSQAYRGKRAAYYVVTREGRVVGGGGFAPLAGGEGKTCELRKMYFLPEARGHGVGRQLLVRVLEQAKAAGFTHCYLETLEHMTRARALYRSLGFQPLDKPRGATGHFGCDSWMLLEL; from the coding sequence ATGCTGGACAGCAAGCTCTCGGATCTTGGGGTGACGCCTGCGCAGTGCCACGTCCTGATCGAGCTTGGGCACCATGGGGTGCGAACCGCGAGGGAGCTGTGCGACAGCCTCCAGCTGGACAAGTCTGGTATTTCCCGCGTCCTTTCCTCGCTCAAGCGCGCGGAACTGATCAGCGAGCGAGACGCGACCGATCGACGCAAGCGGCCGCTGGTGCTGTCGACCAAGGGCAAGCAAAAGTTGCGGCGCATCCACGACTTTGCCGATGGGCAAGTGAAGAGCGCCCTCGACGACCTGAGCGAAGAGACTCGACAGAGCATCGTGGAGGGCATGGCCAACTACGCCCGAGCGTTGCAGCGGGCCCGCTCGCGCCGAGAGTTCGAAATCCGGCCGTGCCGTGCAGACGACGACCCCGACATCGCCGGGATCATACGTCGCGTCATGCCGGAGTACGGCGCGGAAGGCCCTGGATATGCCATCAACGATCCCGAGGTGGATCACATGTCACAGGCCTATCGAGGCAAACGCGCGGCGTACTACGTGGTCACGCGTGAGGGACGCGTCGTCGGCGGAGGAGGCTTTGCGCCCTTGGCCGGGGGTGAGGGCAAGACGTGCGAGCTGCGCAAGATGTACTTCCTCCCGGAAGCACGCGGTCACGGCGTCGGGCGACAATTGCTAGTCCGTGTCCTGGAGCAGGCCAAGGCAGCGGGGTTCACTCACTGCTACCTGGAGACACTGGAGCACATGACACGGGCACGCGCGCTCTACCGTTCCCTCGGCTTCCAGCCGCTGGACAAGCCGCGGGGTGCCACGGGCCATTTTGGCTGCGACAGCTGGATGCTACTCGAGCTCTGA
- a CDS encoding serine/threonine protein kinase, producing MSDWLEPGLVIDGRYRLERRLGTGAMGEVWVAEHQLLRSPCAVKVIRADHTNEDAEARFLREAQAAARIPSTHVVKVFDFGIFEGNPYLAMELLQGEALDERLARVKRLSLADTARIYRQVCRGIEQAHAAGIVHRDLKPANLFLTRDGDSEVVKILDFGIAKTLGVDWSDDESTAAGQLLGTPYCLSPEQAMGNAIDYRADLWSLGVIMFQSFTGRKPFRGTNLTDLLVSICTADPPKPSEVVECPVELDQWFERALQRNPANRYQSASELYQAFAAAIGIETHASVDESIPPPAIAAVEQTPAQRPSYESTQHTAALNVSAPRRSRWGGLVAAGSAAVVLLGVLGWRLATGRAGDAPDAGAAPPVPSEALRPARLASASQVAGETVDVPSAEVAPLADSAEPAPSVEAAPSPTQTTPPTPTVRKPGKRVPGKPQKEPASPVDDDNPFR from the coding sequence GTGAGCGACTGGCTCGAGCCAGGGCTGGTCATTGACGGCCGCTATCGACTCGAGCGGCGCCTCGGCACGGGCGCGATGGGAGAGGTATGGGTCGCGGAGCACCAGCTCTTGCGTTCCCCATGCGCCGTCAAAGTGATCCGTGCGGATCACACGAACGAGGACGCGGAGGCCCGATTCTTACGCGAGGCCCAGGCTGCGGCCCGTATCCCCAGCACACATGTCGTGAAGGTCTTCGACTTCGGGATCTTCGAGGGGAACCCCTACCTCGCCATGGAGTTGCTTCAGGGGGAGGCGCTGGACGAGCGATTGGCACGGGTCAAGCGCCTGAGCTTGGCGGACACGGCTCGAATCTACCGCCAGGTCTGCCGGGGAATCGAGCAGGCGCATGCCGCGGGCATCGTGCACCGCGACCTCAAGCCGGCGAACCTCTTCCTGACGAGAGACGGCGACTCCGAGGTGGTGAAGATCCTCGACTTCGGTATCGCCAAGACCCTCGGGGTGGACTGGAGCGATGATGAGTCGACCGCCGCGGGCCAGCTCTTAGGTACCCCTTACTGCCTCAGTCCGGAGCAGGCGATGGGGAACGCGATCGACTATCGTGCTGACCTGTGGTCGCTCGGCGTGATCATGTTCCAATCTTTTACCGGGCGGAAACCTTTTCGAGGAACCAACCTCACGGATCTATTGGTCTCCATCTGCACCGCAGACCCGCCGAAGCCGAGTGAAGTCGTGGAGTGTCCGGTCGAGCTCGACCAGTGGTTCGAGCGGGCTCTCCAGCGCAACCCCGCGAACCGCTATCAGTCCGCGAGTGAGCTCTATCAAGCGTTCGCGGCGGCCATTGGTATCGAGACCCACGCGTCCGTCGACGAGTCCATCCCTCCACCCGCGATCGCCGCCGTTGAACAAACCCCGGCGCAGCGGCCGTCGTATGAGTCGACGCAGCACACCGCCGCGTTGAACGTGAGCGCTCCGCGCCGCTCGCGTTGGGGTGGCCTGGTCGCTGCAGGCAGCGCGGCGGTTGTCCTGTTGGGCGTGCTGGGTTGGCGCCTCGCCACGGGTAGGGCAGGGGACGCTCCCGACGCGGGGGCAGCGCCGCCTGTGCCTTCCGAAGCACTGCGGCCTGCTCGCCTCGCGAGCGCATCGCAGGTTGCGGGGGAAACCGTAGATGTGCCCAGCGCGGAAGTTGCACCCCTCGCTGATAGCGCCGAGCCAGCGCCAAGCGTCGAGGCAGCCCCGAGCCCCACCCAGACTACGCCGCCCACACCAACCGTTCGGAAGCCTGGAAAGCGTGTGCCAGGAAAACCGCAGAAGGAACCGGCAAGCCCGGTCGACGACGACAACCCATTCCGTTGA
- a CDS encoding biopolymer transporter ExbD has protein sequence MAGISVGHGSSKRALNHEVPLVPYIDFLLCLISFLLVTAVWSAQSRLEATAKSPGEAGVVRDEKPTIFHVDARSRSKLTLSWRKGDTVISQIDLEKRTKEREGQLAYVDLDQRVAEQWKEFGMHRGKGDAEQDLAVLHTPGDMSFGEMTALIDAIRDPKREDEQTAFRVSLATD, from the coding sequence ATGGCAGGCATCAGCGTGGGACATGGATCGAGCAAGCGAGCGTTGAATCACGAGGTACCGCTGGTGCCGTACATCGACTTCTTGCTGTGCTTGATTTCGTTCCTGCTGGTGACCGCCGTGTGGTCCGCGCAGAGTCGCCTCGAAGCGACCGCAAAGTCGCCCGGAGAAGCGGGCGTGGTGAGAGACGAGAAGCCGACGATCTTCCATGTCGACGCGCGGAGTCGTAGCAAGCTGACCTTGAGCTGGCGCAAGGGCGACACGGTGATCAGTCAAATCGACCTGGAAAAGCGCACCAAGGAACGCGAGGGACAGCTCGCCTACGTCGACCTGGACCAGCGTGTAGCCGAGCAATGGAAGGAGTTTGGGATGCACCGCGGCAAAGGCGACGCGGAGCAAGATCTCGCCGTGTTGCACACGCCGGGGGACATGAGCTTCGGCGAGATGACGGCCCTGATCGACGCCATCCGCGACCCCAAGCGCGAAGACGAGCAGACCGCGTTTCGGGTGAGCCTGGCAACCGACTGA
- a CDS encoding PD40 domain-containing protein translates to MLGSRIATLGLTLSVIAAAACSASSGDTNKVSGQGGSGSGGLSSGGTGAIIGVGGGNDGGTEKETIVVIGPGATDDAPTKFGGEPVAAAPEWVYPESGVIVPPNMNSLELHFIPGGGQTLFEVTFHTAKLELIVYMGCNAVGQGCVYTPDQTFWEKLADGARGAAPVTYSMRGVDGTNPGTVGTSEERQISFSLEDIVGGLYYWNDAGVIQRYDFGYALATAELFLTPQQAGALTCVGCHAVSPDGKKIVVGKDVPAPAPYTEFDIATKAAVQGTNGPVAGAGNFFSFSPDGGQLLYSNGASIGWRDANSGFDVNPQVVANGTMPDWSPDGSTLVYSAPNTPPVFPVPGVTGGSLYTAPFSSGQFGTGTLLVQSQGENNYYPAWSPDSQWVLYNRSASNTDSFSNTVDGELWVVPKAGGAPTRLSAVSDPGWSSWPKWAPGVHTANAHPVMYFTFSSNRAYGVRLAAGGTTQLWMAAFDPTKVGNGDPAAPAFRLPFQDITTGNHIAQWVAKIVRKPCQDDGACESNEKCKDGVCVPEQVK, encoded by the coding sequence ATGCTTGGCTCACGCATCGCAACCCTCGGTTTGACCCTAAGCGTCATTGCAGCCGCCGCTTGCTCGGCGAGCTCCGGCGACACCAACAAGGTGAGCGGACAGGGCGGCTCCGGCAGCGGTGGCCTGAGTAGCGGTGGGACCGGCGCGATCATTGGCGTCGGCGGGGGCAACGACGGCGGCACCGAAAAAGAGACGATCGTGGTGATCGGCCCAGGCGCGACGGACGACGCTCCGACGAAGTTCGGTGGTGAGCCGGTCGCGGCAGCGCCGGAGTGGGTCTACCCGGAGAGCGGCGTGATCGTGCCGCCGAACATGAACAGCCTCGAGCTGCACTTCATCCCTGGGGGAGGGCAGACGCTCTTCGAGGTCACTTTCCACACGGCTAAACTTGAACTCATCGTCTACATGGGCTGCAACGCGGTGGGGCAAGGTTGTGTCTATACCCCCGACCAAACCTTCTGGGAAAAGCTAGCCGACGGCGCTCGTGGTGCGGCCCCGGTGACCTACTCGATGCGCGGCGTCGATGGTACGAACCCTGGAACGGTGGGCACCAGCGAGGAGCGCCAGATCTCCTTCAGCCTCGAGGACATCGTCGGCGGGCTCTACTACTGGAACGATGCTGGCGTGATCCAGCGCTACGACTTTGGTTACGCCTTGGCCACTGCGGAGCTCTTCTTGACCCCGCAACAAGCAGGCGCCCTGACGTGTGTTGGTTGCCACGCGGTTTCTCCGGACGGAAAGAAGATCGTGGTAGGGAAGGACGTGCCTGCCCCCGCACCCTACACAGAGTTCGACATCGCGACCAAGGCCGCGGTGCAGGGCACCAACGGACCCGTGGCTGGCGCAGGCAACTTCTTCTCTTTCTCGCCGGACGGCGGTCAGCTGCTCTACTCCAACGGGGCATCCATTGGCTGGCGCGACGCGAACAGCGGCTTCGACGTGAATCCCCAGGTCGTCGCCAATGGCACCATGCCGGATTGGTCCCCAGACGGCTCCACCCTGGTCTACTCAGCGCCGAACACGCCGCCCGTGTTCCCAGTCCCAGGGGTCACCGGTGGCAGCTTGTACACCGCACCATTTTCCTCAGGGCAATTTGGTACGGGCACGCTCCTCGTGCAGTCGCAGGGGGAAAACAACTATTACCCAGCGTGGTCACCGGACAGCCAGTGGGTGCTGTACAATCGCTCGGCGAGCAACACGGACTCGTTCTCGAACACCGTGGATGGCGAGCTGTGGGTAGTGCCGAAGGCGGGCGGCGCTCCCACACGCCTGAGCGCTGTCAGCGATCCCGGATGGTCTTCTTGGCCGAAGTGGGCGCCCGGCGTGCACACCGCGAACGCGCACCCGGTGATGTACTTCACCTTCTCCAGCAACCGCGCGTACGGTGTTCGCCTCGCTGCGGGTGGTACGACCCAGCTCTGGATGGCGGCGTTCGATCCCACCAAGGTGGGCAACGGGGACCCTGCAGCACCTGCCTTCCGTCTGCCGTTCCAAGACATCACCACCGGCAATCACATCGCCCAGTGGGTAGCGAAGATCGTCCGCAAGCCGTGTCAGGACGACGGGGCCTGCGAGAGCAACGAGAAGTGCAAGGACGGCGTTTGCGTCCCCGAGCAAGTGAAGTAG
- a CDS encoding TetR family transcriptional regulator has product MGRPSNSEERRGQIVEAFARVLAERGYEGATISEIARAAELRSGLIHYHFGSKHEILLALVERLQEGLEARYRSRLGEACDPERALEAYIDAHVALDDASDASAVASWVQIGAEALHDTDVRALYSEALEERVGELRRLFSDVLRARGASTRGAKDYAAVVSAAIEGSFQIGCAAPNVLPRGFAAKAIRRVARGLYEGQEA; this is encoded by the coding sequence ATGGGCAGGCCGAGCAACTCCGAAGAGCGCCGCGGGCAGATCGTGGAGGCGTTCGCCCGCGTGCTCGCGGAGCGCGGCTACGAAGGTGCGACCATCAGCGAAATTGCCCGAGCGGCGGAGCTTCGTTCGGGGCTGATCCACTACCACTTCGGAAGCAAGCACGAGATCTTGCTGGCGCTGGTGGAGCGTTTGCAAGAAGGCCTCGAGGCGCGCTATCGGAGCCGCTTGGGTGAAGCCTGTGATCCTGAGCGCGCTCTCGAGGCGTACATCGATGCGCATGTGGCGCTCGATGACGCTAGCGACGCGAGTGCTGTCGCTTCCTGGGTGCAGATCGGGGCTGAGGCGCTTCACGACACGGATGTTCGCGCGCTCTACAGCGAAGCTTTGGAAGAACGCGTGGGTGAGCTACGTCGGCTTTTCAGCGACGTGCTGCGTGCCCGTGGTGCGTCGACTCGCGGCGCCAAGGACTATGCGGCGGTGGTGAGCGCCGCCATCGAAGGCAGCTTTCAAATTGGGTGTGCCGCCCCGAATGTATTACCTCGCGGATTCGCGGCGAAGGCCATTCGTCGCGTCGCTCGCGGACTCTACGAAGGCCAGGAGGCGTGA
- a CDS encoding PD40 domain-containing protein, with amino-acid sequence MLNKVSVRALLVASVLGCASLVGCSSTAVNVNDSTGGAAGAGGSVGGTSGSGASASGGSAGSSGSAASGGSSGSGGSASGGSAGAGGSSGGSAGAGGAFPCDTAAAWGTPYKIDGVNSASHESRAWLSENRLEIYFGSARGLNGGSPTGDFHFHLFHASRDLPTGAFKTPDPLPTAINSNNADAPWFSADGKTLYFSRQLSSHWDIFSADWANQAALDPKGVPDLNDTTYSDWMGSFVSDASLIYFSSERIGGGDLFVASAAANGGFDPPKALDALNSTTANDANPVAHGAQTLYFSSDRSFPGAKGSSDIYVARASGAATGFDSIELVEELNSPLRDVPSWVSADGCTMILNSARDGDWNLYFAEKPKL; translated from the coding sequence GTGCTTAACAAGGTCTCGGTCCGGGCGCTGCTCGTTGCTTCCGTCTTAGGCTGTGCTTCTTTGGTTGGGTGCTCGAGCACGGCGGTCAACGTCAATGACTCGACCGGTGGCGCAGCAGGCGCTGGAGGGAGCGTCGGGGGAACGAGCGGCTCGGGCGCCAGCGCGTCGGGAGGCAGTGCGGGTTCGAGCGGCAGTGCGGCATCCGGAGGCAGCTCCGGTTCTGGCGGTAGTGCTTCGGGGGGCAGCGCCGGTGCGGGGGGTAGCAGCGGTGGAAGCGCAGGTGCCGGCGGGGCGTTTCCGTGCGACACCGCAGCGGCCTGGGGGACGCCTTACAAGATTGATGGCGTGAACAGCGCGAGTCACGAATCGCGCGCCTGGCTCTCGGAGAACCGCCTCGAAATCTACTTCGGAAGTGCCCGAGGCCTGAACGGTGGTTCGCCTACCGGCGACTTTCATTTTCACCTGTTTCACGCCTCGCGCGACCTGCCCACGGGGGCGTTCAAGACGCCGGATCCGCTCCCGACAGCCATCAACTCGAACAACGCGGACGCGCCGTGGTTTAGTGCGGACGGCAAGACGCTCTACTTCTCGCGTCAGCTTAGCTCCCACTGGGACATCTTTTCTGCCGACTGGGCGAACCAAGCCGCACTGGATCCCAAGGGCGTGCCTGATCTAAACGACACAACTTATTCGGACTGGATGGGGAGCTTCGTGAGTGACGCTAGCCTGATCTATTTCAGCTCCGAGCGAATCGGTGGAGGCGACCTATTCGTAGCCTCAGCCGCAGCGAACGGTGGCTTCGACCCGCCCAAGGCGCTCGATGCGTTGAACTCGACCACCGCGAACGATGCGAACCCGGTCGCGCACGGGGCGCAGACGCTCTACTTCTCGTCGGATCGCTCGTTCCCGGGCGCGAAGGGGTCTTCTGACATCTACGTCGCGCGAGCGAGCGGTGCCGCCACCGGGTTTGACTCCATTGAACTCGTGGAAGAGCTCAACAGCCCGTTGCGCGATGTCCCATCGTGGGTCTCTGCGGACGGCTGCACGATGATTCTGAACAGCGCGCGTGACGGGGACTGGAATCTCTACTTCGCAGAAAAGCCCAAGCTCTAG
- a CDS encoding PD40 domain-containing protein, with translation MKALKFGVLAALCFPSFLLGACGSDDGSTVGGGNGVFGGSGGVGGGGSGGTAGVGNGGSGGFLDGGGDVITALSIDPPSATLTSTDGSQPTQTFRIVATLQGGGTKDITDADLSLSPLSLGVIDPANGVFTANGIVGGAAVLTATLADNSSVSATANITVNLDRTLFAGGAPMDSDTHFGTLVQDATRAAGLVYPLDQAVMPQNVYPADIQWLNGAPNDIFRVRLSKPHATVTAYVLHSGAGFNNDYLVDVAAWRSIAQTDPDDPAAFTVDRWDSAANEAIQADAPANVTFAKGALTGSVYYWDIQDTRIKRIDDGTGTAVSFMPTPPASSGGGQNCIGCHSVSNSGRYMAGRLGPGNNIGGVFDLTADLTGSPAPSLWPINDGSLKWWDSSWSPDDTRLVVSFQADSTRDIKIYDPFAGTEVSVTGTLPHGLQPSWSPSGSKIAFVSEPDNWGGQLTSGNISLLDVTGPDTFGGVTQIHVGSSLSAQPEGGVADSYPTWAPDSARVVFAHGTGSRSDAPDGKVSALYIMNADGSNVLRLDKACGAGVDNFQPNFSPFDEGGYYWVVFLSRRDYGNATAGTRGTQRQQLWVAAINKDGTVDPSHVPYWLPGQDPQHKNIAAFYAPRACRQDGDSCTVNGECCGGDCRPDTNGTLVCAPPPPEKCRKLNETCSSSADCCDERECVNNVCVDQIPK, from the coding sequence GTGAAGGCATTGAAGTTCGGGGTGCTCGCTGCGCTGTGTTTTCCCAGTTTTCTGCTGGGGGCCTGTGGTTCCGACGACGGCAGCACGGTTGGTGGCGGAAATGGCGTGTTCGGAGGCAGCGGCGGCGTCGGCGGAGGCGGCAGCGGCGGTACGGCTGGTGTTGGCAACGGCGGGAGCGGCGGCTTCCTAGACGGCGGCGGCGACGTCATTACCGCTCTATCGATCGATCCGCCTTCCGCGACGCTGACATCGACCGATGGGTCTCAGCCCACGCAGACCTTTCGCATCGTCGCCACCCTCCAAGGGGGAGGAACGAAGGACATCACCGACGCTGATCTCTCCCTCTCCCCCCTATCCCTCGGCGTGATCGACCCTGCAAACGGCGTCTTCACGGCGAACGGCATCGTGGGCGGCGCCGCCGTTCTGACCGCGACCCTGGCAGACAACTCCTCGGTCAGCGCGACGGCGAATATCACGGTCAACCTCGACCGCACCTTGTTCGCGGGCGGCGCGCCAATGGATTCCGACACTCATTTCGGCACGCTGGTTCAGGATGCGACCCGTGCCGCTGGTCTGGTGTATCCCCTCGACCAGGCGGTGATGCCTCAGAATGTTTACCCTGCGGATATTCAGTGGTTGAACGGCGCGCCGAACGACATCTTCCGAGTGCGGCTGTCCAAGCCGCATGCAACGGTCACCGCGTACGTCTTGCATTCCGGTGCGGGTTTCAACAACGACTACTTGGTGGATGTAGCGGCTTGGCGAAGCATCGCGCAGACCGATCCGGATGATCCGGCTGCGTTCACCGTCGATCGCTGGGACTCTGCAGCGAACGAAGCCATTCAGGCTGACGCCCCAGCAAACGTCACCTTCGCGAAGGGCGCTCTAACCGGCAGCGTCTACTACTGGGACATCCAGGATACGCGAATCAAGCGCATCGATGACGGTACGGGAACCGCGGTTTCTTTCATGCCGACCCCACCGGCCAGCTCCGGTGGGGGCCAGAACTGCATCGGTTGCCACTCCGTCTCGAACAGCGGTCGCTACATGGCCGGTCGCTTGGGTCCGGGTAACAACATCGGCGGCGTTTTCGATCTCACCGCTGACCTCACCGGTAGTCCGGCACCTTCCCTCTGGCCCATCAACGACGGCTCACTAAAGTGGTGGGATAGCTCGTGGAGCCCCGACGACACCCGTTTGGTTGTGAGCTTCCAAGCCGACTCAACGAGGGACATCAAGATCTACGATCCGTTTGCTGGCACTGAGGTATCGGTAACCGGGACATTGCCGCACGGATTGCAGCCCAGTTGGTCGCCGAGTGGGAGCAAGATCGCGTTCGTCTCCGAGCCGGACAACTGGGGCGGGCAGCTGACCTCGGGGAACATCTCGCTCCTCGATGTCACCGGACCGGATACGTTTGGCGGTGTCACCCAGATCCACGTTGGCTCATCGCTTTCCGCTCAACCCGAAGGTGGCGTCGCCGACAGCTACCCCACCTGGGCTCCTGACTCAGCGCGCGTCGTGTTTGCGCACGGAACCGGTTCTCGCAGTGATGCGCCGGACGGCAAGGTCTCGGCGCTCTACATCATGAACGCAGACGGCAGCAACGTGCTCCGTCTCGACAAAGCGTGTGGTGCGGGTGTTGACAACTTCCAGCCGAACTTCTCGCCCTTCGATGAGGGCGGCTACTACTGGGTCGTCTTCCTCTCGCGGCGCGACTACGGAAACGCAACCGCCGGTACCCGTGGCACTCAGCGTCAGCAACTCTGGGTTGCTGCCATCAATAAGGACGGCACCGTGGATCCCAGTCACGTGCCGTATTGGTTGCCGGGGCAAGATCCCCAGCACAAAAACATCGCCGCGTTCTATGCGCCCCGTGCATGCCGCCAGGATGGTGACTCCTGCACGGTCAATGGTGAGTGCTGCGGCGGCGACTGCCGGCCGGATACGAATGGCACCCTGGTCTGCGCTCCGCCTCCGCCGGAGAAATGTCGCAAGTTGAACGAGACCTGTTCAAGCTCCGCTGATTGCTGCGATGAGCGTGAGTGCGTGAACAACGTCTGCGTCGATCAGATCCCCAAGTGA
- a CDS encoding formate--tetrahydrofolate ligase produces the protein MNHPSGAPLQRALSRLGVPPEAVRWYGTDIAKLDPERLANVTARQGKLVLVTALTPTPAGEGKTTVAVGLVDALCRQGIQAAGALREPSMGPLFGRKGGAVGGGNARVIPSERINLHFTGDIHAISAAHNLLSAVIDNHVFAGNALELDPSKILWPRTLDMNDRALRKLQVGLATRRGPQREDRFVITAASEVMAVLCMANGPQDVRERLGRIVIGENIRREPVFAEQLGVHGAMAAVLLDALSPNLVTTLEGNPVLLHGGPFANIAQGTSSSIQTRLALRLADVVVTEGGFAFDLGGFKFIDLVGRSQGFAPHVVVCVVTIRALRHHGGADFAQGPNAHAVAAGIENLEAHLDALRGLGIERPVVAINRFPDDSEQELELLRQRLGELNVPCAEANVFTAGGAGGEELATRVSELLAAPAPSIRHAYASDDPLELKLERIATRILGAESVDLSQAAQADLERLRRWNLDGLPVCLAKTHLSISDDQTLIGRPRSHTLHVTGLDVSNGAGFIVARCGPILTMPGLPERPAAEDVDIRLVDGTWQVVGLH, from the coding sequence ATGAATCACCCCTCTGGCGCGCCACTGCAGCGCGCGCTCAGCCGACTTGGAGTACCGCCTGAGGCAGTGCGCTGGTACGGCACCGACATCGCGAAGCTCGATCCCGAACGACTGGCAAACGTTACCGCGCGGCAAGGTAAGCTGGTACTAGTAACCGCCCTCACCCCCACCCCCGCGGGCGAAGGTAAGACCACGGTCGCCGTGGGCCTCGTGGACGCGCTCTGTCGGCAGGGTATCCAAGCAGCGGGCGCGCTGCGAGAGCCCTCGATGGGACCGCTCTTCGGGCGCAAAGGCGGAGCCGTCGGCGGTGGCAACGCACGCGTCATCCCCTCCGAGCGCATCAACCTGCACTTCACTGGGGATATTCACGCCATCAGCGCGGCCCACAACCTGCTCTCCGCGGTCATCGACAATCACGTCTTCGCAGGCAACGCCCTCGAGCTCGATCCCTCGAAGATCCTCTGGCCACGCACGCTGGACATGAACGATCGTGCGCTGCGCAAGCTACAAGTTGGGCTCGCGACTCGCCGTGGTCCGCAGCGCGAAGATCGCTTCGTCATCACGGCAGCCAGCGAGGTGATGGCGGTCCTCTGCATGGCCAACGGCCCCCAAGACGTTCGCGAGCGGCTGGGTCGAATCGTGATCGGTGAAAATATCCGCAGGGAACCGGTTTTCGCGGAACAGCTGGGCGTACACGGCGCCATGGCGGCAGTCCTTCTAGATGCGCTGTCCCCAAACTTGGTGACGACCTTGGAGGGGAACCCCGTGCTGCTTCACGGCGGCCCGTTCGCCAATATCGCCCAAGGCACTAGCTCCTCCATTCAAACCCGGCTCGCGCTCCGCCTGGCCGACGTGGTGGTGACTGAAGGCGGGTTCGCCTTCGACCTCGGAGGCTTCAAGTTCATCGACCTTGTGGGTCGCAGCCAGGGCTTCGCCCCTCACGTGGTGGTTTGCGTGGTGACGATCCGTGCGTTGAGGCACCACGGTGGTGCCGATTTCGCCCAAGGGCCCAACGCACATGCAGTTGCCGCGGGGATCGAAAACCTCGAGGCCCACTTGGACGCCTTGCGCGGACTTGGCATCGAAAGACCCGTCGTGGCGATCAATCGCTTCCCTGATGACTCAGAACAGGAGCTCGAGTTGCTCCGCCAGCGCTTGGGAGAGCTCAACGTCCCGTGCGCAGAGGCGAACGTCTTCACGGCTGGGGGAGCAGGAGGCGAAGAGCTCGCAACGCGCGTCAGCGAGTTGCTCGCCGCCCCTGCGCCCAGCATCCGCCACGCCTACGCAAGCGACGACCCACTAGAGCTGAAGCTGGAGCGCATAGCCACACGGATATTGGGAGCCGAGTCAGTCGACCTAAGTCAGGCGGCCCAGGCAGACCTGGAGCGGCTTCGCCGCTGGAACCTCGATGGGCTCCCGGTGTGCCTTGCAAAGACGCACCTCTCAATCAGCGATGACCAAACTCTAATCGGCCGCCCGCGCAGTCACACGTTGCACGTCACTGGGCTAGATGTGTCGAACGGCGCTGGTTTCATCGTCGCCCGCTGCGGGCCCATCTTGACGATGCCGGGGCTGCCGGAACGACCCGCAGCGGAAGACGTCGACATTCGACTGGTCGACGGAACTTGGCAGGTTGTCGGGTTACATTAG
- the coaD gene encoding pantetheine-phosphate adenylyltransferase, with the protein MSKAVESALAEHGLEPVGSHPQTHGEPLQQHLRNLRSEIAVYSGSFDPITLGHRSVVERALPLFAKVVCLVAIHPTKQPLFTGPERIRLIAEALADLPGVEVAYTRGYTVDFARSVGARYLLRGIRDQTDAGYETELATLNHGLAPEISTWFLSADPNRSEISSSELKRRAERGDSLDAWCAPCVASALRQSL; encoded by the coding sequence ATGTCCAAGGCGGTAGAGAGTGCGCTGGCTGAGCACGGGCTTGAGCCCGTTGGTTCTCACCCCCAAACCCATGGAGAACCTCTGCAGCAGCATCTGCGGAACTTGCGCTCGGAGATCGCGGTGTACAGCGGTAGCTTCGATCCAATCACCTTGGGGCATCGCAGCGTCGTGGAACGAGCACTCCCGTTGTTCGCGAAGGTGGTGTGCTTGGTGGCAATTCACCCCACCAAGCAGCCGCTGTTCACCGGCCCCGAACGCATCCGCCTGATCGCAGAAGCGCTGGCTGACTTGCCGGGGGTCGAGGTCGCCTACACCCGCGGCTACACCGTGGACTTCGCGCGCAGCGTGGGCGCCCGCTACTTGCTTCGAGGGATCCGCGACCAGACAGACGCCGGTTACGAGACAGAGCTTGCGACGCTGAACCATGGGCTGGCGCCGGAAATTTCCACGTGGTTCCTAAGTGCGGATCCGAACCGCTCGGAGATCAGCTCGAGTGAACTCAAGCGGCGCGCCGAGCGAGGAGATTCACTGGATGCGTGGTGTGCGCCGTGCGTCGCGAGCGCCCTGCGCCAGTCGCTTTGA